The following coding sequences are from one Eucalyptus grandis isolate ANBG69807.140 chromosome 11, ASM1654582v1, whole genome shotgun sequence window:
- the LOC104424312 gene encoding blue copper protein, producing the protein MAKLLPICFVLVLGAVASMCEATTYTVGDSSGWDISTDLDTWANGKAFTVGDVLSFQYPSSDSVEEVSKDSYNNCSTTNALQTFSNGNTTVPLTRPGPWYFISGNRLYCLGGMKLQVNVANSQAASPAGAPQAAPGAGAATQPGSKTDTPASSSSDGLVHGRSCKIVSGLIGLVATALWVAHV; encoded by the exons ATGGCAAAGCTGCTTCCGATTTGTTTCGTCCTTGTCCTCGGTGCCGTAGCTTCGATGTGCGAGGCCACCACTTACACAGTGGGTGACTCCTCCGGCTGGGACATCAGCACCGATCTCGATACCTGGGCTAACGGCAAGGCCTTCACCGTTGGAGACGTTTTAT CGTTTCAATACCCATCATCGGATAGCGTGGAAGAAGTGAGCAAAGATAGCTACAACAACTGCAGCACGACGAACGCGCTCCAAACATTCTCAAATGGCAACACGACCGTCCCGCTCACGAGACCCGGCCCATGGTACTTCATATCCGGTAACCGGTTATACTGCCTCGGAGGGATGAAGCTCCAGGTCAACGTGGCGAACTCGCAAgccgcctcgcccgccggcgCGCCGCAAGCGGCTCCCGGGGCGGGTGCTGCAACCCAACCCGGTTCGAAGACCGACACCCCAGCCTCATCTTCTTCAGACGGGCTTGTCCACGGTCGGAGTTGCAAGATTGTTTCGGGCTTGATAGGCCTTGTAGCCACTGCCCTGTGGGTGGCCCATGtataa